In one Deinococcus detaillensis genomic region, the following are encoded:
- a CDS encoding vWA domain-containing protein, giving the protein MTSFALFPILSSLLVPTPLSAASVLGLSSPPIHLVIAVDMTGSSKNPAFQYAPQARLIAQNVLLNQVKSGDSVTLLQVCSGVKTIADFQYQGANGARMPKSDILRYSNALTAPCKGRGSAITAGFSAATSAGQRIKDAKTVVVYFTDGAVLDDPQRSTLPSVFSKLLGRSTATVFIAGLSPEADATGSSIRDSFTAQLGKSANDKRVILAGAYDLANVYPSFAAAVKADRR; this is encoded by the coding sequence ATGACCAGTTTTGCGCTTTTTCCAATCTTATCCAGCTTGCTCGTGCCCACCCCGCTCAGCGCGGCCTCGGTGCTGGGGCTGAGTTCACCGCCCATTCACCTGGTGATCGCCGTGGATATGACCGGCAGCAGCAAAAATCCGGCGTTTCAGTACGCGCCGCAGGCCCGCCTCATCGCCCAGAATGTACTGCTCAATCAGGTCAAGAGCGGCGACAGCGTGACCTTGCTGCAAGTCTGTAGCGGCGTCAAGACCATCGCCGATTTCCAGTACCAGGGGGCCAACGGCGCTCGGATGCCCAAGAGCGATATTTTGCGCTATTCCAACGCCTTGACCGCTCCCTGCAAGGGCAGAGGCAGCGCCATTACCGCCGGATTCAGCGCTGCCACTTCGGCGGGGCAGCGCATCAAAGACGCCAAGACCGTGGTGGTTTACTTTACCGACGGAGCCGTGCTGGACGACCCGCAGCGCTCGACTTTGCCCAGCGTGTTCAGCAAACTGCTGGGCCGCAGCACCGCCACCGTCTTTATTGCGGGCCTCAGCCCCGAGGCCGACGCCACGGGCAGCAGCATCCGCGACAGCTTCACGGCCCAGCTCGGCAAGTCCGCCAACGACAAACGGGTGATTCTGGCCGGAGCGTATGACCTCGCCAACGTGTACCCGAGCTTTGCCGCCGCTGTCAAGGCAGACCGCCGATGA
- a CDS encoding HD domain-containing phosphohydrolase, whose product MTFSTLLSLADSLFFALILFPSFAILVSLSFSAEQNWKTKVFRGLVYLGAGLACLMHTHTFAPGFYLDFREVPVALASSFMGTPWGVLIGTALSLYHWLILGQQGAGIASLQLASVVGIAALLRRSKIKIGQSLKQRAVYAALLFVPSSAVLLLNFVRAPQAFSVAAELYVIKVVFSITGFCLWAALVSLARQTVVSNRRYQRLATRDALTGLHNRYAFEEDQPPLSPNHPEARFLLLLDLDHFKRVNDEHGHLYGDQVLKQFSKVLSAHLNERSRAYRVGGEEFAVRLSVKHAEAQHTVQAFTEQLQSALAEVHRKHFSSLNFALTVSGGLVAEGEQAFQRADELLYLAKGAGRNQILAEWQPRPEALPPSPFNDASPGAATIRSLLRFLAEQGSDEPDLPGLLRAAILCVPGAEAGSLSVRDGEEWVVRGEVGYGEALLGVRYTFSQMQNWHGDLEQLQRGQPRLLTGEALQLHSQRDVEPPDIPASVRRIHELKANLLLPIVVQGKVVAELNLDNLHDPAAFSSTSLELAKEFALWAAAVMAAHERRHQHQADQESALLMLGLALETRDGATQGHTRRVVELSSALGQHLALSDEQLGALRQGAYLHDLGKLQVADRVLLKSGPFDAEEEALMQRHVELGTQLAEHFPNVSPDACKIIEFHHERWDGAGYPSGVSGKDIPLLARIFAVADVYDALVSERPYKAEWTPEAAIWEIVAQRGVQFDPEVVDAFVELMDDPQSREPSHWAAVNTAQPHSRTQF is encoded by the coding sequence ATGACATTTTCCACGCTGCTGTCGCTGGCTGACAGTCTTTTCTTTGCGCTGATCTTGTTTCCGTCGTTTGCCATTTTGGTGAGTCTGAGCTTTTCCGCCGAGCAAAATTGGAAGACCAAAGTCTTTCGCGGCTTGGTGTATTTGGGCGCGGGCCTCGCCTGCTTGATGCATACCCACACGTTTGCGCCGGGCTTTTACCTTGATTTCAGGGAAGTTCCGGTGGCACTGGCCAGCAGCTTCATGGGCACGCCCTGGGGAGTGCTGATCGGCACGGCACTCTCCCTCTACCACTGGCTGATTTTGGGACAGCAGGGCGCGGGAATCGCCAGCTTGCAACTGGCCAGCGTGGTGGGCATAGCCGCTCTTTTGCGCCGCAGCAAGATCAAAATCGGCCAGTCTCTTAAGCAAAGGGCCGTGTACGCCGCGCTGCTGTTTGTGCCGAGCAGCGCCGTCTTGCTGCTCAATTTTGTGCGGGCCCCGCAGGCATTCAGCGTGGCCGCCGAACTGTACGTCATCAAAGTGGTCTTTAGCATCACCGGCTTTTGCTTGTGGGCCGCGCTGGTGTCGCTGGCCCGGCAAACCGTGGTCAGCAACCGCCGCTACCAGCGCCTCGCCACCCGCGACGCCCTGACCGGCCTACACAACCGCTACGCTTTTGAAGAAGATCAGCCGCCGCTCAGCCCCAACCACCCCGAGGCCCGTTTTTTGCTGCTGCTCGACCTCGACCATTTCAAACGGGTCAACGACGAACACGGCCACCTCTACGGCGACCAAGTGCTTAAGCAGTTCAGCAAGGTGCTGAGTGCTCACCTCAATGAGCGCAGCCGGGCTTACCGGGTGGGCGGCGAGGAATTCGCGGTGCGGCTGAGCGTCAAGCACGCAGAAGCTCAACACACCGTGCAGGCCTTCACTGAGCAGCTTCAATCGGCTTTGGCCGAAGTGCACCGTAAGCACTTCAGCAGCCTCAATTTTGCGCTGACGGTATCCGGCGGCTTGGTCGCTGAGGGAGAACAGGCCTTTCAGCGGGCCGATGAGCTGCTGTATTTGGCAAAGGGAGCCGGGCGCAATCAAATTCTGGCCGAGTGGCAACCGCGACCAGAAGCGCTGCCGCCTTCACCGTTTAACGACGCTTCTCCCGGCGCGGCCACCATCCGCTCGCTGCTGAGATTTCTGGCGGAGCAGGGCAGCGACGAGCCCGATTTGCCGGGCCTGCTCAGAGCCGCCATCCTCTGTGTGCCGGGGGCCGAAGCCGGCAGCTTGTCGGTGCGCGACGGTGAGGAGTGGGTGGTGCGCGGCGAAGTGGGATACGGCGAAGCGCTACTCGGCGTCCGGTACACCTTTTCACAAATGCAAAATTGGCACGGTGACCTCGAACAGTTGCAGCGGGGCCAGCCGCGCCTGCTGACCGGCGAAGCCCTACAGCTCCATTCTCAGCGCGATGTAGAGCCGCCGGATATCCCTGCTTCGGTCAGGCGCATCCACGAACTCAAAGCCAATTTGCTGCTTCCGATTGTGGTGCAGGGCAAAGTGGTCGCCGAACTCAATCTCGACAATCTGCACGATCCGGCGGCCTTTAGCTCCACTTCACTGGAATTGGCCAAAGAATTCGCGCTGTGGGCCGCCGCTGTGATGGCCGCCCACGAACGCCGCCACCAGCACCAAGCCGATCAGGAAAGCGCCCTGCTGATGCTGGGGCTGGCCCTAGAGACCCGCGACGGAGCCACTCAGGGGCACACCCGTCGGGTCGTGGAACTCTCCAGCGCACTCGGCCAGCATTTGGCCCTCAGTGACGAGCAACTCGGGGCGCTGCGCCAAGGCGCTTACCTGCACGATCTGGGCAAACTGCAAGTGGCTGACCGCGTGCTGCTCAAATCCGGCCCCTTCGACGCCGAAGAAGAAGCGCTGATGCAGCGGCATGTCGAACTGGGCACGCAACTGGCTGAGCATTTTCCCAATGTCTCGCCCGACGCCTGCAAGATCATTGAGTTTCACCATGAACGCTGGGACGGTGCCGGCTACCCCAGCGGCGTCTCGGGCAAGGACATCCCGCTGCTGGCCCGCATTTTTGCGGTGGCCGATGTCTACGACGCCTTGGTGAGCGAACGGCCTTATAAAGCCGAATGGACGCCGGAAGCCGCCATTTGGGAAATCGTCGCCCAGCGCGGCGTGCAGTTTGATCCTGAGGTGGTGGACGCCTTTGTGGAATTGATGGACGATCCACAAAGCCGTGAGCCGTCTCACTGGGCTGCCGTCAATACCGCTCAGCCCCACTCCCGAACGCAGTTTTGA
- a CDS encoding glutamate synthase subunit beta — MAKITGFLEYNRVSDTYEPADARLRHYREFVHTLKDGDAKQQAARCMDCGIPFCNNGCPVNNIIPDFNDLVYQNDWKSAIDVLHSTNNFPEFTGRICPAPCEAACTLNFNDDAVGIKSIERAIIDRAWEEGWVTPQPPAFVTGKTVAVIGSGPAGMAAAQQLARAGHAVTVFEKNERVGGLLRYGIPDFKMEKHQIDRRVEQMQAEGVVFRTGVLVGELPEKLKVTSHHTETVNPDDLKAEFDAVLLSGGAEHPRDLPVPGREMSGVHFAMEFLPQQNRVNHGGPTDGQILATGKNVIVIGGGDTGSDCMGTSHRQGAKSVTQFELMPMPPEEEYKPLSWPYWPYRLRTSSSHQEGGVREFAIATREFAGEDGKLIGIRTVRVQWEGGKMVEVEGSEEFLPADLVLLAMGFMSPVDGILEKFGVERDGRGNAQAGTDDETGYFTNVPGVFAAGDMRRGQSLVVWAIREGRQAAREIDRFLMGTSLLPR, encoded by the coding sequence ATGGCAAAAATCACCGGATTTTTAGAATACAACCGCGTCAGTGACACCTACGAACCCGCCGACGCCCGCCTGCGGCACTACCGCGAGTTCGTGCATACCCTCAAAGACGGCGACGCCAAGCAGCAGGCCGCCCGCTGTATGGACTGCGGCATTCCCTTTTGCAACAACGGCTGCCCGGTCAATAACATCATTCCCGATTTCAATGACCTGGTGTACCAAAACGATTGGAAATCGGCTATCGACGTGCTGCATTCCACCAACAATTTTCCCGAATTCACCGGACGGATCTGCCCCGCGCCCTGCGAGGCGGCCTGCACCCTGAATTTCAATGACGACGCGGTGGGCATCAAGAGCATTGAGCGGGCCATTATCGACCGTGCTTGGGAGGAAGGCTGGGTCACGCCGCAGCCGCCCGCCTTTGTGACCGGCAAAACAGTGGCAGTCATCGGCAGCGGCCCCGCCGGAATGGCCGCCGCGCAGCAACTCGCCCGCGCCGGGCACGCGGTCACGGTCTTCGAGAAAAATGAACGGGTGGGCGGTCTGCTGCGCTACGGCATCCCCGATTTCAAGATGGAAAAGCACCAGATCGACCGCCGGGTCGAGCAGATGCAGGCTGAGGGGGTGGTGTTCCGCACCGGCGTGCTGGTGGGCGAGTTGCCAGAAAAGCTGAAGGTCACCTCGCACCACACCGAGACGGTCAATCCGGACGACCTGAAAGCAGAATTTGACGCCGTGCTGCTCTCCGGGGGGGCCGAGCATCCCCGCGACCTCCCGGTGCCGGGGCGCGAGATGAGCGGCGTGCATTTTGCGATGGAATTTTTGCCGCAGCAAAATAGAGTCAATCACGGCGGGCCAACTGATGGGCAGATTCTGGCTACTGGCAAAAACGTGATCGTGATTGGCGGCGGCGACACCGGCTCGGACTGCATGGGCACCAGCCACCGCCAGGGCGCGAAAAGTGTCACCCAGTTCGAGCTGATGCCGATGCCGCCAGAAGAAGAATACAAGCCGCTGAGCTGGCCCTACTGGCCTTACCGCCTGCGCACCAGCAGCAGCCATCAGGAAGGCGGCGTGCGTGAGTTTGCCATCGCCACCCGCGAATTTGCCGGTGAAGACGGCAAGCTGATCGGCATCCGCACCGTGCGGGTGCAGTGGGAAGGCGGCAAGATGGTGGAAGTGGAAGGGAGCGAGGAATTTTTGCCCGCCGATCTGGTGCTGCTGGCGATGGGTTTCATGAGCCCGGTGGACGGCATTTTAGAGAAATTCGGCGTGGAGCGCGACGGACGCGGCAACGCTCAGGCCGGAACCGACGACGAGACCGGCTACTTCACCAACGTGCCGGGCGTATTCGCGGCGGGCGACATGCGGCGCGGTCAGTCGCTGGTGGTCTGGGCCATCCGTGAGGGGCGGCAAGCGGCGCGGGAAATTGACCGCTTTTTGATGGGCACTTCTCTTTTGCCCAGATAG
- a CDS encoding glutamate synthase-related protein, translating into MQDQQEQKKSQVEIQNQDTPVAETVESDLHKDLRRDPSSTNSAHTHTDEGRAEAAQQGLYDPANEHDACGVGMVAHIKGKKAHSIIEQGLKILENLDHRGAVGADKLMGDGAGILIQIPDEFYRAEMAAQGVTLPPAGEYGVGMIFLPKEAASRRFCQQELERAVHAEGQVVLGWREVPVDSSMPMSPAVREKEPVIRQIFIGRGPDILVPDALERKLYIIRRVASNAIRYLNLTHSSEYYVPSMSCRTVIYKGLLLATQVGQYYLDLKDVRVVSALALVHQRFSTNTFPEWPLAHPYRMVAHNGEINTVKGNFNWMRAREGVMSSPILGDDLKKLYPISFEGESDTATFDNALELLTLAGYPMAQAAMMLIPEAWEQNALMDQQRRAFYEYHAAMMEPWDGPAAMVFTDGRQLGAMLDRNGLRPARYIVTKDDLVVLASESGVLPIPERQIVRKWRLQPGKMFMIDFDQGRIIEDDELKAQYAGAKPYRQWIDNVRVNLSQIDVSGEVGSFAESRLDRQQAFGYTQEDLKFLMGPMAALGEEGIGSMGNDSPLAVLSSRSKPLYNYFRQLFAQVTNPPIDPIREAVVMSLRSFIGPKPNLLDINAANPTMRLEVSQPILDFNDMARLRAISEHTRGKFKPHELDITYPAEWGREGVEAKIASLRAQAVDAIKGGASILIISDRRLSRERVAVPALLAVSAIHNYLVREGLRTSAGLVVETGDAREIHHFAVLAGYGAEAIHPYLALETLISLHADPNGQGDSAHVDSAQAIYNYIKAVGKGLSKIMSKMGISTYMSYCGAQIFEAVGLSHDLVDGYFPGTSTQVGGIDIFGVMEEAIRTHEAAFGDNPLLANMLDVGGEYAWRARGEEHMWTPDAVAKLQHAVRANQAKTFSEYSSIINDQSKRHMTLRGLFELKTDPAAAIPLEEVEAASEIVKRFATGAMSLGSISTEAHTTLAVAMNRIGGKSNTGEGGEDPARYREERRGNTISAGTKVGDILGAGQLLADYELQDGDSLRSKIKQVASGRFGVTTEYLVSADQIQIKMAQGAKPGEGGQLPGGKVSEYIGMLRHSVPGVGLISPPPHHDIYSIEDLAQLIHDLKNVNPRADISVKLVSEVGIGTVAAGVTKAKADHIVVAGHDGGTGASPYSSIKHAGTPWELGLAETQQTLVLNRLRDRVRVQADGQMKTGRDVVIGALLGADEFGFATAPLVAEGCIMMRKCHLNTCPVGVATQDPELRKRFAGKPEHVINFFFFVAEEVRAIMASLGVRKFEDLVGRSDLLDTRSGIEHWKARGLDFSRVFYRPEGDYLRRHESGQDHGLERALDHVLIQKVRAAFNGSEPIQILQPARNVNRTVGAMLSGELIRLRPEGLPDDFIHVRMEGTGGQSFGAFLAQGITLYLVGDANDYTGKGLSGGRVVIRPSIDFRGDATKNTIAGNTVLYGATSGEAFFRGVAGERFAVRLSGASTVVEGTGDHGCEYMTGGTVVVLGQTGRNFAAGMSGGVAYVYDEDGTFKHRCNTTMVEMVPLQTSATQLEQLRLGQGDGHLHRGLTDEEQLRKLIEDHHAWTGSLRAGDLLDNWEAALGKFVKVYPHEYRRALGEMNSLQVSEAAGTIPGEVAAGIATHTK; encoded by the coding sequence ATGCAGGATCAGCAGGAGCAAAAGAAAAGCCAAGTCGAGATTCAAAATCAAGATACGCCGGTTGCCGAAACGGTAGAATCTGATTTGCATAAAGATTTAAGGCGTGATCCTTCATCTACCAATTCGGCGCACACTCACACCGACGAGGGGCGAGCCGAGGCGGCTCAGCAGGGCTTGTACGACCCGGCCAACGAACACGACGCTTGCGGTGTCGGCATGGTCGCGCACATCAAAGGCAAAAAGGCCCACAGCATCATTGAGCAGGGCCTCAAGATTTTGGAGAATCTGGATCACCGGGGCGCAGTCGGCGCAGACAAGCTGATGGGCGACGGCGCGGGGATTCTGATTCAGATTCCCGATGAATTCTACCGGGCTGAAATGGCGGCTCAGGGCGTGACATTGCCGCCCGCTGGCGAATACGGCGTCGGGATGATCTTTTTGCCCAAAGAAGCCGCCTCGCGCCGCTTTTGCCAACAGGAACTCGAGCGGGCCGTTCACGCCGAGGGACAGGTGGTGCTGGGCTGGCGCGAAGTGCCGGTGGACAGCAGTATGCCGATGTCGCCCGCCGTGCGCGAAAAAGAGCCGGTCATCCGGCAAATCTTTATCGGGCGCGGCCCCGACATTTTGGTGCCCGACGCGCTGGAGCGCAAACTTTACATCATCCGGCGAGTGGCCTCCAACGCCATTCGTTACCTCAACCTGACCCACAGCAGCGAGTATTACGTGCCGTCGATGTCGTGCCGCACAGTGATTTACAAGGGCCTGCTGCTGGCGACTCAGGTGGGACAGTATTATCTTGATCTCAAGGACGTGCGGGTCGTCTCGGCCCTTGCCCTTGTTCACCAGCGCTTTTCGACCAATACTTTCCCCGAGTGGCCGCTGGCCCACCCCTACCGGATGGTGGCCCACAACGGCGAGATCAACACCGTCAAGGGCAACTTCAACTGGATGCGGGCACGCGAGGGCGTGATGAGCAGCCCGATTCTGGGCGACGATCTCAAGAAGCTGTATCCGATCAGCTTTGAGGGCGAGTCCGATACCGCCACCTTCGACAACGCGCTCGAACTGCTGACACTGGCAGGCTACCCGATGGCGCAGGCGGCCATGATGCTGATTCCCGAAGCGTGGGAGCAAAACGCTTTGATGGATCAGCAGCGCCGCGCTTTTTATGAGTACCACGCCGCCATGATGGAGCCCTGGGACGGCCCCGCCGCGATGGTCTTCACCGACGGGCGGCAACTCGGTGCGATGCTCGACCGCAACGGCCTGCGCCCGGCCCGCTATATCGTCACCAAAGACGACTTGGTGGTGCTGGCCTCCGAATCGGGCGTGCTGCCGATTCCCGAGCGCCAGATTGTCCGCAAGTGGCGGCTGCAACCTGGCAAGATGTTCATGATCGACTTTGATCAGGGCCGGATCATCGAGGACGACGAACTCAAGGCCCAGTACGCCGGAGCCAAGCCTTACCGCCAGTGGATCGACAACGTGCGGGTCAACCTCAGCCAGATCGACGTGTCCGGTGAGGTCGGCAGCTTCGCCGAGAGCCGTTTAGACCGTCAGCAGGCGTTTGGCTACACCCAAGAAGACCTGAAATTCTTGATGGGGCCGATGGCCGCGCTCGGGGAAGAGGGCATCGGCAGCATGGGCAACGACTCGCCGCTGGCGGTGCTGAGCAGCAGGAGTAAACCGCTCTACAACTATTTCCGGCAACTGTTCGCTCAAGTGACCAACCCGCCGATTGACCCGATCCGCGAGGCCGTCGTGATGTCGCTGCGCAGCTTCATCGGCCCCAAGCCCAACCTGCTCGATATCAACGCGGCCAATCCGACCATGCGCCTAGAAGTCTCGCAGCCGATCTTGGATTTCAATGATATGGCGCGGCTGCGGGCCATCTCCGAGCACACACGCGGCAAATTCAAGCCGCATGAACTCGACATCACCTACCCGGCAGAGTGGGGCCGCGAGGGCGTGGAAGCCAAAATCGCTTCGCTGCGTGCTCAGGCGGTGGACGCCATCAAGGGCGGGGCCAGCATCCTGATTATTTCTGACCGCAGACTCAGCCGCGAGCGCGTGGCAGTGCCCGCCCTGCTGGCAGTGTCAGCCATTCACAATTACCTGGTGCGCGAGGGGCTGCGGACTTCGGCGGGCTTGGTCGTCGAAACTGGCGACGCCCGCGAGATTCACCACTTCGCGGTGCTGGCGGGCTACGGCGCGGAGGCCATCCATCCGTATCTGGCCCTCGAAACCCTGATTTCGCTGCACGCCGATCCCAACGGGCAGGGCGACAGCGCCCACGTCGATAGTGCGCAGGCCATCTACAATTACATCAAAGCCGTCGGCAAGGGCCTCTCTAAGATCATGTCCAAAATGGGCATCAGCACCTACATGAGTTACTGCGGAGCGCAGATTTTTGAAGCGGTGGGCCTGTCGCACGACCTTGTGGACGGGTATTTCCCCGGCACCAGTACCCAGGTCGGCGGCATCGACATTTTTGGAGTGATGGAAGAAGCCATTCGTACCCATGAAGCCGCTTTCGGAGACAATCCGCTGCTGGCCAACATGCTGGACGTGGGCGGCGAGTACGCTTGGCGGGCCAGGGGCGAGGAGCATATGTGGACGCCCGACGCGGTGGCCAAACTCCAGCACGCCGTCCGGGCCAACCAGGCCAAGACCTTCAGCGAATATTCCAGCATCATCAACGACCAGTCCAAGCGCCACATGACCCTGCGTGGGTTGTTCGAGCTTAAAACCGATCCGGCGGCTGCTATTCCACTGGAAGAAGTCGAAGCCGCCTCCGAGATCGTCAAGCGCTTTGCGACGGGAGCGATGTCGCTCGGCAGCATCAGCACCGAGGCGCATACCACGCTGGCCGTCGCCATGAACCGTATCGGTGGCAAGAGCAACACCGGCGAGGGCGGCGAAGACCCGGCCCGCTACCGCGAGGAGCGCAGGGGCAACACCATCAGCGCTGGAACCAAAGTCGGTGACATCCTCGGCGCGGGCCAACTGCTGGCCGACTACGAACTGCAAGATGGCGACAGCCTGCGCAGCAAGATCAAGCAGGTGGCTTCGGGCCGCTTCGGGGTGACCACCGAGTATCTGGTCAGCGCCGACCAGATTCAGATCAAAATGGCGCAGGGAGCCAAGCCCGGCGAGGGCGGCCAACTGCCGGGCGGCAAGGTCAGCGAATACATCGGGATGCTGCGCCACTCGGTGCCGGGCGTGGGCCTGATCTCGCCGCCGCCGCACCACGACATCTACAGCATCGAAGATCTGGCGCAGCTCATCCACGACCTCAAGAATGTCAATCCCAGAGCCGACATCTCGGTCAAATTGGTGTCGGAAGTCGGCATCGGGACGGTGGCGGCAGGCGTCACCAAAGCCAAGGCCGATCATATCGTGGTCGCCGGACACGACGGCGGCACCGGCGCTTCTCCGTACAGCTCGATCAAGCACGCCGGAACGCCCTGGGAACTGGGCCTGGCCGAAACGCAGCAAACACTGGTGCTCAACCGCTTGCGTGACCGGGTGCGAGTGCAGGCCGACGGCCAGATGAAAACCGGACGCGACGTGGTGATCGGCGCTCTCCTCGGCGCAGACGAATTCGGCTTTGCCACTGCGCCGCTGGTGGCCGAGGGCTGCATCATGATGCGCAAATGCCACCTCAATACCTGTCCGGTGGGCGTGGCGACCCAAGACCCTGAACTCCGCAAAAGGTTCGCAGGCAAGCCCGAACACGTCATCAATTTCTTCTTCTTCGTGGCCGAGGAAGTCCGCGCCATCATGGCCTCACTCGGCGTCCGCAAATTTGAAGACCTGGTGGGCCGCAGCGATCTTCTAGACACCCGCAGCGGCATCGAGCACTGGAAAGCGCGGGGTCTGGATTTCAGCCGCGTGTTTTACCGGCCCGAAGGTGATTATCTGCGCCGCCACGAAAGTGGGCAAGATCACGGCCTGGAGCGGGCGCTCGATCACGTGCTGATTCAAAAAGTCCGCGCCGCTTTTAACGGCAGCGAGCCGATTCAGATTTTGCAACCGGCCCGCAATGTTAACCGCACGGTAGGAGCAATGCTCTCGGGCGAGCTGATTCGCCTGCGCCCGGAAGGCCTGCCGGACGACTTCATTCATGTCCGGATGGAAGGCACCGGCGGCCAGAGCTTCGGCGCATTTCTGGCGCAGGGCATCACGCTTTACTTGGTCGGTGACGCCAACGACTACACCGGCAAGGGGCTGTCGGGCGGGCGGGTCGTGATCCGTCCCAGCATCGACTTCAGGGGCGACGCCACCAAAAACACGATCGCTGGCAATACCGTGCTGTACGGCGCGACTTCCGGCGAGGCCTTTTTCAGGGGCGTGGCGGGCGAGCGCTTCGCGGTGCGGCTCAGCGGAGCCAGTACGGTGGTCGAGGGCACCGGCGATCACGGCTGCGAATACATGACCGGCGGCACGGTGGTGGTGCTGGGTCAGACTGGGCGCAACTTCGCGGCGGGCATGTCGGGCGGCGTGGCTTACGTCTACGACGAGGACGGCACCTTCAAGCACCGCTGCAACACCACGATGGTGGAGATGGTGCCGCTGCAAACCAGCGCCACCCAGCTCGAACAACTGCGCCTCGGCCAGGGCGACGGCCACCTGCACAGAGGCCTGACCGACGAAGAACAGCTCCGCAAGCTGATCGAAGACCACCACGCTTGGACGGGTTCTTTGCGGGCCGGCGACCTGCTCGACAACTGGGAAGCAGCGCTGGGCAAATTCGTCAAAGTCTACCCGCACGAGTACCGCCGGGCGCTGGGCGAGATGAACAGCCTTCAGGTTAGCGAAGCGGCGGGCACCATTCCCGGCGAAGTGGCGGCGGGGATTGCCACGCACACGAAGTAG